The following proteins are co-located in the Manihot esculenta cultivar AM560-2 chromosome 7, M.esculenta_v8, whole genome shotgun sequence genome:
- the LOC122724094 gene encoding uncharacterized protein LOC122724094 translates to MEEVNRVRGRLRISLTDSTMMWIVYRAMDKAYERAQSKEGAIVQLTEISKFYELAVIQLEGCLKFVQEETDSNFENNDEYFLGDLTEIRDRLIQRLKELELAIVEKDRELTERSENELRLGRALEIKERKMDFLRAKLKLEPTKMEGVRNADEEFSGLKHSVEQQVWNIKHKLEPEDRRRNRSCDSLNFEKMGSDIDVLKETMDMAFGKMKSAIFLSEMEPVEQQWRLTIEKDTLGILIKGFVRDIQENFKAQVKGREKQVSVGLNKHLSDLMKEMKCLNDELEALCISQSNQEGKIPLKQLGEEDEEDDSGNYVAKLIKNHESIIKKKKKHFNAIKRENLGEKGCPCPRREEDLISPRRRIQNVIVRMENLINWNAKLGQSNDKEESSSAKSVCKFRATQQKKSQVGQRKVSEVSSSDAVNEKLHNEIRVLKEEKEDASLQAMIMEKTFASLVEGFIYEASNQLYKYQGIHEDSFKKTVKEWNEQMESDQIDIQIREEMQNIVFREAVKNFGCILESAIIDCQEEKAEKSCLEDYNLEGKLREEISRILSREAYKELNELVTLSDTGNLVKEEIQQIAFGETLRDIANTNYHMTSVLKEENLEGKLRENIFRLLFRELCNEWNEIIKRLDEENFVREEIYQIVFKETLRDMASKSNEGKNSEKYICGFNFNESIQFAEYSIKEDVYMVFFREMSKELKEIDAQNFESLIREELFQLAVVETLKEASAAYREVAAQDHFQISEDFISPDKLHKNEELQNQDSLLNCMTAEQNLIQSTSSETNEYNAACCPIQMKHEKFDKLKISHELFTEIGSAFTSVSSKVEIALEQLAVSKALLNELRSCLAVEDVERINDRTVSVASAHNMKPSCLQPEELKEVKVISSYCEFMPIMEFLQVFMDFKCRVEEKLELNILRSFTLP, encoded by the coding sequence ATGGAAGAGGTAAATAGGGTGAGAGGTAGACTCAGAATCTCCTTAACAGATTCCACAATGATGTGGATTGTGTATCGTGCAATGGATAAAGCATATGAAAGAGCACAATCCAAGGAAGGAGCCATTGTGCAACTCACTGAGATATCCAAGTTTTATGAGTTGGCAGTGATACAGTTGGAAGGATGTCTGAAATTTGTTCAAGAAGAAACAGACAGCAATTTCGAAAATAATGATGAATATTTCTTAGGGGACTTGACAGAAATCAGAGATCGTCTCATACAACGCCTCAAAGAACTGGAGCTAGCCATTGTAGAAAAGGATAGAGAATTGACTGAGAGATCTGAAAATGAGCTGAGGCTTGGACGAGCGCTTGaaatcaaagaaagaaaaatggatTTTTTACGTGCCAAGCTCAAACTTGAGCCAACAAAAATGGAGGGTGTGAGAAATGCTGATGAAGAATTTTCTGGGCTGAAACATTCAGTGGAGCAGCAAGTATGGAATATCAAACACAAGCTTGAACCTGAAGATAGAAGGAGAAATCGGAGTTGTGACAGCTTAAATTTTGAGAAGATGGGTTCAGACATTGATGTCTTAAAAGAAACAATGGACATGGCTTTTGGGAAGATGAAGAGTGCCATTTTCTTGTCTGAGATGGAGCCTGTTGAGCAACAATGGAGGTTGACAATTGAGAAAGATACATTAGGGATTCTGATTAAAGGCTTTGTGAGAGACATCCAGGAGAATTTCAAAGCACAAGTCaagggaagagagaagcaagtTTCCGTTGGATTAAACAAGCATTTGTCAGATTTGATGAAAGAGATGAAGTGCTTGAATGATGAGCTTGAAGCACTTTGCATATCACAAAGCAATCAGGAGGGCAAGATTCCTCTAAAGCAGCTTGGTGAAGAGGATGAAGAAGATGATAGTGGTAACTATGTTGCTAAACTGATAAAGAATCATGAGTCCATtatcaagaaaaaaaagaaacattTCAATGCAATTAAGCGAGAAAATCTCGGCGAAAAAGGGTGTCCATGTCCTAGGAGAGAAGAGGATCTTATTAGCCCAAGAAGGAGGATCCAAAATGTCATTGTGAGAATGGAGAACCTAATCAATTGGAATGCAAAACTTGGTCAAAGTAATGACAAAGAGGAAAGCTCCTCAGCGAAAAGCGTATGCAAATTTCGAGCGACACAACAGAAAAAATCTCAAGTTGGCCAGAGGAAAGTGAGTGAAGTTTCGAGTTCTGATGCAGTAAATGAAAAACTACATAATGAAATAAGGGTgctgaaagaagaaaaagaggatGCAAGTTTGCAAGCTATGATAATGGAGAAAACTTTTGCTTCTCTGGTAGAAGGTTTCATATATGAAGCAAGCAATCAGCTTTATAAGTATCAAGGAATTCATGAAGATTCATTCAAGAAAACAGTAAAAGAGTGGAATGAACAAATGGAAAGTGATCAGATAGATATCCAGATTAGAGAAGAGATGCAAAATATTGTGTTTCGTGAGGCAGTGAAGAATTTTGGTTGTATTCTTGAATCTGCAATAATAGATTGTCAGGAGGAAAAAGCTGAAAAGTCTTGTTTGGAAGACTATAATTTAGAGGGAAAACTGAGGGAGGAAATATCCAGAATCCTTTCCAGGGAAGCTTACAAGGAATTGAATGAATTAGTTACATTATCTGATACTGGAAACCTTGTTAAAGAAGAAATACAGCAGATTGCCTTTGGAGAGACACTTAGAGATATAGCAAACACCAATTATCACATGACAAGTGTACTCAAAGAGGAGAATCTAGAGGGAAAATTAAGAGAGAATATTTTCAGATTACTCTTTAGGGAACTGTGCAATGAGTGGAATGAGATTATAAAAAGACTCGATGAAGAAAACTTTGTCAGAGAAGAAATATATCAGATTGTTTTCAAAGAAACACTGAGAGATATGGCAAGCAAAAGCAATGAGGGGAAAAATTCTGAGAAATATATCTGTGGTTTCAATTTTAATGAGTCCATTCAGTTTGCAGAATATTCAATTAAGGAGGATGTCTATATGGTTTTCTTTAGAGAAATGTCTAAAGAGTTGAAAGAAATtgatgctcaaaactttgagaGTCTCATAAGAGAAGAACTTTTCCAACTTGCTGTTGTTGAGACTTTGAAAGAAGCTAGTGCTGCTTATAGAGAAGTTGCAGCTCAGGATCATTTCCAAATCTCAGAAGATTTCATCTCTCCTGACAAGTTACATAAAAATGAAGAGCTTCAAAACCAAGATTCATTATTAAATTGCATGACAGCCGAGCAGAATTTGATTCAAAGCACAAGTTCTGAAACTAATGAGTACAATGCAGCCTGCTGCCCTATTCAAATGAAACATGAGAAGTTTGATAAGCTAAAGATCTCCCATGAGTTGTTTACTGAAATTGGAAGTGCATTCACTTCTGTAAGCAGCAAAGTTGAGATAGCTTTGGAGCAGTTAGCTGTGAGTAAGGCACTATTGAATGAGTTAAGATCTTGTTTAGCAGTTGAAGATGTAGAAAGGATCAATGATCGAACGGTTTCTGTAGCTTCTGCACATAACATGAAGCCATCATGCTTGCAGCCAGAAGAGCTCAAGGAGGTGAAAGTAATTTCATCTTATTGTGAATTTATGCCTATCATGGAATTTTTGCAAGTTTTTATGGACTTTAAGTGCAGAGTAGAAGAAAAGTTAGAGCTGAACATTTTGAGGTCCTTTACTCTTCCATGA
- the LOC110619050 gene encoding WPP domain-associated protein: MDRKQLEKAMHYLNPVTELVARQKRKEWLYRKAFIRRCENLRKAETEVDLLGDQVEVLLGLLEKIYNILHHYSPVLQQYFEVLDILNMIRKQLIGEVLFPSQGDC, from the exons ATGGACAGAAAACA GTTGGAAAAAGCAATGCATTATTTAAATCCAGTTACTGAACTTGTTGCCagacaaaagaggaaagaatggCTTTATAGAAAGGCTTTTATCAGAAGATGTGAAAATCTCAGAAAGGCTGAAACTGAG GTGGATTTGCTTGGAGATCAAGTAGAAGTACTGTTAGGCCTACTTGAGAAGATATACAATATACTGCATCACTATTCACCAGTGCTGCAGCAGTATTTTGAG GTGTTGGATATCTTGAACATGATTAGAAAACAATTGATTGGTGAAGTTCTTTTCCCCTCTCAAGGAGATTGTTGA
- the LOC110618617 gene encoding protein disulfide isomerase-like 1-3 — MSATRILLLLFTSIFFLFTLFCFTPLSHFSSPVLAKALSFFHHPTDHAEPVLSISTHQYHRQRSEKLILQSTSPAVDEKDVVVLTMNNFSDFVDRNQYIMIDFYAPWCYWSQKLAPEYAAAATMLKGKAVLAKIDCDQETELARKFKIQGYPTLLLLVGGVHKDSYYGERTRDAISNWVNQKINNVVQNVTTIDEAKRILAAESVMVLGFLDSLQGPQSEELAAVSKLHIDVNFYQTSNVDVSKMFHIDNQIKRPALILLIRENSANHTHFLYECQFNRLAIANFVSVYKLPSVITFRQEDASDIFENPMKQLWLFTPERSCKVVSIFKEVANAFKGKLLFVHVEIGNEFSIGRHLSHEFGLPEDSPTVVAYYTANGVVEKHKYNGKLSFCGIKSFAEELLEDQLLTKSEPATKKAVRLPLRSHASDPSSVLHAY; from the exons ATGTCGGCAACAagaattcttcttcttctcttcactTCCATCTTCTTTCTCTTCACACTCTTCTGCTTTACACCTTTATCTCACTTCTCTTCACCAGTTCTTGCAAAAGCACTTTCTTTTTTTCACCACCCAACAGACCATGCTGAACCTGTTTTGTCTATCTCCACCCATCAATATCATAGGCAGAGATCGGAGAAGCTGATCCTGCAGAGCACTTCTCCCGCAGTTGACGAAAAAGACGTGGTGGTGTTGACCATGAACAACTTTAGTGACTTTGTTGATAGAAATCAGTATATAATGATTGATTTCTATGCGCCTTGGTGCTATTGGAGTCAGAAGCTGGCGCCGGAATATGCTGCGGCGGCTACCATGTTGAAGGGTAAGGCTGTTCTTGCAAAAATCGATTGTGATCAAGAAACTGAGTTGGCGAGGAAGTTCAAGATTCAAGGTTATCCCACTTTGTTGCTTTTGGTTGGTGGAGTTCACAAGGACAGTTATTACGGAGAAAGAACCAG GGATGCTATTTCAAATTGGGTTAATCAGAAGATTAACAATGTTGTCCAAAACGTGACAACAATTGATGAGGCAAAACGTATATTAGCTGCTGAATCTGTAATGGTTTTGGGATTCTTAGACAGTTTGCAG GGTCCACAAAGTGAGGAGCTTGCTGCTGTCTCAAAACTGCACATTGATGTCAACTTCTATCAAACATCAAATGTTGATGTTTCTAAGATGTTCCACATTGACAACCAAATCAAACGCCCTGCTCTGATTTTGCTAATAAGAGAGAACTCAGCAAATCATACCCACTTTCTCTATG AGTGTCAATTCAACAGGTTGGCAATAGCTAACTTTGTATCTGTATATAAGCTTCCTTCAGTGATCACTTTCAGACAAGAGGATGCTTCAGATATTTTTGAGAATCCTATGAAACAG tTGTGGCTTTTTACTCCTGAAAGGTCATGTAAGGTTGTATCCATATTCAAAGAGGTGGCAAATGCTTTCAAAGGAAAG CTTCTGTTTGTCCATGTGGAAATTGGCAATGAATTTTCCATTGGAAGACATCTTTCTCATGAATTTGGCCTCCCTGAAGATTCTCCAACA GTTGTAGCTTATTACACAGCAAATGGGGTTGTCGAGAAGCACAAATACAATGGTAAATTGAGCTTCTGTGGCATTAAG TCATTTGCAGAGGAGTTGCTGGAAGACCAGCTTCTGACCAAATCAGAACCAGCCACGAAGAAAGCTGTTAGACTTCCATTGCGCTCTCATGCTTCTGATCCAAGCTCTGTTCTTCATGCATATTAG